A section of the Desulfotignum phosphitoxidans DSM 13687 genome encodes:
- a CDS encoding MlaA family lipoprotein — protein sequence MKHINQYQWILILGICVLIGLVSPPAWSQSPSAENQASVQPSEPKTDPSSDSFFEDDFFEEGPAGKAVAPVADPFFYFNYAMYVVNDNLYYYVLKPVATGYKTVMPTPARKGIRNFFHNLMFPIRFVNNLLQWKLEQASDEFGIFLVNSTAGILGFNQVAQKYLDMHTQKEDLGQTLGTYGIKEGFYLVLPVLGPSTLRDAIGMAGDYFVLDPIDYVSPWELELGLDVLDIINRTSFRIGDYESMKKAALDPYAAIRDAYIQNRRMQVSQ from the coding sequence ATGAAACACATAAATCAATATCAATGGATACTCATTCTGGGAATCTGTGTATTAATCGGTCTGGTATCACCGCCGGCATGGTCCCAGTCGCCTTCTGCCGAAAATCAAGCTAGCGTGCAGCCCAGTGAACCGAAGACCGACCCGTCATCCGACTCATTTTTTGAAGATGATTTTTTTGAAGAAGGACCGGCCGGTAAGGCCGTCGCCCCTGTGGCGGATCCATTTTTTTATTTTAATTATGCCATGTATGTGGTCAACGATAACTTATATTATTATGTACTCAAACCCGTTGCCACCGGGTATAAAACCGTGATGCCCACACCGGCCCGAAAGGGGATCCGCAATTTTTTCCATAATCTGATGTTTCCTATCCGGTTTGTAAACAACCTGTTGCAGTGGAAACTGGAACAGGCCTCGGATGAATTTGGAATTTTTCTGGTTAACTCCACTGCCGGAATTCTGGGGTTCAACCAGGTGGCCCAGAAATACCTGGATATGCATACCCAAAAAGAAGATCTGGGCCAGACGCTGGGAACCTATGGCATCAAGGAAGGATTTTATCTGGTTTTACCGGTATTGGGTCCATCCACGCTTCGGGATGCCATCGGCATGGCCGGAGATTATTTCGTGCTGGACCCCATCGACTATGTCTCGCCCTGGGAACTGGAACTGGGACTTGATGTCCTGGACATCATCAACCGGACATCTTTTCGTATCGGTGACTATGAAAGCATGAAAAAAGCGGCACTGGATCCTTATGCGGCGATCCGGGACGCCTATATCCAGAATCGGCGGATGCAGGTCAGCCAATAA
- a CDS encoding nitrilase-related carbon-nitrogen hydrolase has translation MKPVTLCLAIVTCLCNRFKDNLNACCDIISTAARKGADMVIFPEMTLTGYGTDHRFSKQVPPMDSQVIQTFARLSDQLNLAILIGLAETINERIYGSHLVFIPHTPYGKYQKLHIAPNEQGIFTPGTRIPVFAHGGVKFGIQLCYDAHFPELSTAMALQGADLIVLPHASPRGNQQDKFTSWMRHLPARAFDNGVFVAAVNQTGDNGAGLEFPGLSVVIGPDGKLISRSLPKNNHLHVVTLDPKQLAHVRSHRMRYFLPHRRKDLFPIIG, from the coding sequence ATGAAACCGGTGACCCTTTGTCTGGCCATCGTTACCTGCTTGTGTAACCGATTTAAAGACAATCTGAACGCCTGTTGCGATATTATTTCAACCGCGGCCCGCAAAGGCGCGGATATGGTGATTTTTCCGGAAATGACGCTTACCGGGTATGGCACGGATCATCGGTTTTCCAAACAAGTCCCACCCATGGATTCCCAAGTGATCCAAACTTTTGCCCGGCTGTCTGATCAACTGAATCTCGCGATTCTGATCGGTCTGGCTGAAACGATCAATGAGCGGATTTACGGGTCTCATCTGGTATTCATCCCCCATACCCCTTACGGCAAATATCAGAAACTGCATATTGCGCCCAATGAACAGGGAATTTTCACGCCCGGCACCCGAATTCCGGTATTTGCGCATGGCGGAGTCAAATTCGGCATCCAGCTGTGTTATGATGCCCATTTTCCGGAACTGTCCACGGCCATGGCATTGCAGGGGGCGGATCTCATTGTTTTGCCCCATGCGTCTCCCCGGGGGAATCAACAAGACAAATTTACTTCCTGGATGCGGCACCTGCCGGCCCGGGCATTTGACAATGGGGTGTTTGTGGCGGCGGTGAACCAGACCGGGGATAATGGGGCGGGATTGGAATTTCCCGGTCTGTCCGTGGTGATCGGACCGGACGGGAAACTGATCTCCCGGTCTTTACCCAAAAATAATCATCTGCATGTTGTCACTTTGGACCCGAAACAGCTGGCACATGTCCGGTCTCATCGTATGCGGTATTTTCTGCCTCACCGGCGCAAGGATCTGTTCCCGATTATTGGCTGA
- the mlaD gene encoding outer membrane lipid asymmetry maintenance protein MlaD: MTDRKRDFYVGFFVIITVICTGYLFLVVGEFSRFFKDRYTIHGYFSSVSGLKTGASVDLAGVRVGNVSDIAIDPDHLVAKVTMEIDSQIEISEDSIASVRTAGIIGEKFIEILPGGSDFMLAEDAEIENTESALDIESLIKKFIFNNDSP; the protein is encoded by the coding sequence ATGACCGATCGAAAACGTGATTTTTATGTGGGTTTTTTTGTCATTATCACCGTTATCTGCACCGGGTATCTGTTTCTGGTTGTGGGGGAATTCTCCCGATTTTTCAAAGACCGGTATACCATTCATGGCTATTTTTCTTCGGTTTCCGGCCTGAAAACGGGAGCATCTGTGGACCTGGCAGGGGTTCGGGTCGGAAATGTGTCTGATATTGCCATTGACCCAGACCATCTGGTGGCAAAGGTAACAATGGAAATTGACAGTCAAATAGAAATTTCAGAAGACAGTATCGCTTCCGTCAGAACTGCGGGAATCATTGGTGAAAAATTCATTGAAATCCTGCCGGGCGGGTCCGATTTTATGCTGGCTGAAGACGCTGAAATTGAAAATACCGAATCCGCTCTGGATATTGAATCATTGATAAAAAAATTCATTTTCAACAATGATTCTCCTTGA
- a CDS encoding ABC transporter ATP-binding protein, with protein sequence MTQPFIEFKNVYKRFGNLEVLKGVNLSIDKGTVTVVIGKSGSGKSVLLKHIVGLVKEDEGDVLIQGKSLNRLSSKQARQFKKNMSYMFQDNALFDFLTAFENIALPLTETTRMTVEQIRKKVHDRMARLSIEGIDHKYPSELSGGMRKRVALARALVTDPELILFDEPTTGLDPIRKNDVHHLIREFQKQFGFTAVIVSHDIPDIFDLAQQIALLDEGKIVFKGTRQEIMACEHETACAFIRGREMLYDRSKT encoded by the coding sequence ATGACCCAGCCTTTTATTGAATTCAAAAACGTATATAAACGATTCGGCAACCTGGAAGTTCTCAAAGGGGTCAATCTGTCCATAGACAAAGGAACCGTCACCGTGGTGATCGGCAAGAGCGGTTCCGGCAAATCAGTTCTCCTCAAACATATCGTGGGCCTGGTTAAAGAAGATGAAGGAGACGTGCTGATCCAGGGTAAGTCCTTGAACCGGCTTTCCAGCAAACAGGCCAGGCAGTTTAAAAAAAACATGAGCTACATGTTTCAGGACAACGCATTGTTTGATTTTCTCACGGCATTTGAAAACATTGCACTGCCGCTGACGGAAACCACACGAATGACGGTTGAACAAATCCGGAAAAAAGTGCATGACCGCATGGCCCGGTTGAGTATTGAGGGCATTGATCATAAATATCCGTCTGAACTGTCCGGCGGCATGCGCAAACGGGTGGCCCTGGCCAGAGCTCTGGTGACGGATCCGGAACTGATTCTGTTTGATGAGCCCACCACAGGCCTGGACCCGATACGCAAAAATGACGTACACCATTTGATCCGCGAATTTCAGAAACAATTCGGATTTACCGCCGTGATCGTCAGCCATGATATTCCGGACATTTTTGATCTGGCACAACAGATCGCGCTGCTGGATGAAGGAAAGATTGTTTTCAAAGGAACCCGGCAGGAAATCATGGCATGTGAACATGAAACTGCGTGTGCATTTATCAGAGGAAGGGAAATGTTGTATGACCGATCGAAAACGTGA
- a CDS encoding acyl-CoA dehydratase activase, which yields MNDIIAGIDVGSVSVSMAVIDGKKTLLHKASTFHQGDVKACLTRLLSHEVMQSVTHVAVTDATPGFVFCHERYDDQVALIRAAKFLYGQSFDALLHVGGEKFSLSLFDAAGNYTGARHNTSCAAGTGSFLDQQARRLNLQGSHEISEYAMNNRQGRPDIATRCAVFAKTDLIHAQQEGYNIEQICDGLCHGLAKNIANTLFKGKIFTGKIIFCGGVSRNRSVTRYLESLLDLTLTIDDCAQIYGALGAALCLADEISNRMPVPETFDSPRAFFTDTVKKDNYRYPPLSLTLSDYPDFSCHKTYVVDKVEVEIYTDPFELDLSAGFLGLDVGSTSTKSILITKDLVPVIGCYTKTASRPVQAVQTIFKVLDDWITRNRLNVTIAGCGTTGSGRRISGRVIGADLEPDEITAHATAAVNLNKDVDTIIEIGGQDAKFTLLKHGRVTASVMNTVCAAGTGSFIEEQAEKLMCPLSEYSDQAEGISAPVSSDRCTVFMERDINYFFAEGFEQKEILASVLHSVRDNYLTKVATVGNIGNCILFQGATARNRALVAAFEQKLQKPIHVSQFCHLTGALGVALLASEQAIEHTGFRGFDLWKKNIPVRQEVCQLCSNHCKITIADVDGRPQAYGFLCGRDYDTQKMVSPDTRYSMKKLRKPLSRPKTGNAFTPDAPVIGIPAALHLFEDLVFWEQFFSLLGIKTVTSRQLKHPVSLGKTVAKAEFCAPVMALHGHVSHLLKKVPHVFLPFYFEDKSTQKKIRRQHCYYTQFMPSVLACLDPDESDRLIMPTIKYLYTSFHTKMALYRALKPLMPQGPISFFDIHTAWDKAMEYRKDEQERLAALFKTRTRDINGVKVLLLGRPYTVLPDTMNHHIPQIFEKMGIQTFFQDMLDTSEMDLSPIRPLLEEIHWKYAARILESAYAAALTEGLYPVYITSFRCSPDAFGVDYFKRIMEQSNKPYLVLELDEHDSSVGYETRIEAAVRAFTNHFQATSRPAARPLDFAPLFFDRPEDKTIIFPNWDALTGQLIVSTFKSEGHRALLMEETPETLKKSLLTNTGQCIPLNALAAGFIHTVKKHRLNPADTVLWLNRSDIACNIRLYPYHIQQIFKQEGNGFEKSGIYLGELSLFDISFKASTNAYFAYMFGGLLRSIGCKIRPYEVTPGETDRVLPRALAIISRAFATGGSKEQALAQAIPLFRQIRTRDIGTRPKVAIFGDLYARDNEVMNQDLIHYIEAHGGEVITTPYYKYVKIIAGSYFRKWFKEGKYLSLISNKALLVAMNTMEKKYYPYFEPVLKESDLKIPSACEDVLAQYGIQPEHTGESMDNILKIHHILQEHPDVALLVQTTPAFCCPGLVTEAMAARLEATTGVPIVSITYDVSGGNKNKVIVPFIKYFKRRDPAFPCKATI from the coding sequence ATGAATGATATAATTGCGGGAATCGATGTTGGATCTGTGTCTGTCAGTATGGCAGTGATTGACGGGAAAAAAACACTTCTTCACAAAGCCAGTACCTTTCATCAGGGGGATGTCAAAGCATGCCTCACCCGGTTGCTGTCCCATGAGGTGATGCAGTCGGTGACACATGTGGCGGTCACGGATGCCACGCCCGGATTTGTTTTCTGCCATGAACGGTATGATGACCAGGTGGCGCTGATCCGGGCCGCCAAATTCCTTTATGGCCAATCGTTTGATGCGTTGCTTCATGTGGGCGGCGAAAAGTTTTCCTTAAGCCTGTTTGATGCTGCCGGAAACTATACCGGGGCCCGGCACAACACCTCCTGTGCAGCCGGCACGGGCAGTTTTCTGGACCAGCAGGCCCGGCGTCTGAATCTGCAAGGATCCCATGAAATCAGTGAATATGCCATGAACAACCGGCAGGGGCGGCCTGACATCGCCACCCGGTGTGCCGTGTTTGCCAAAACCGATTTGATTCATGCCCAGCAGGAAGGGTATAATATTGAACAAATCTGTGACGGGCTCTGTCACGGGCTGGCTAAAAATATCGCCAATACCCTGTTCAAAGGAAAAATATTTACCGGTAAAATTATTTTTTGCGGCGGGGTGTCCCGGAACCGGTCTGTTACAAGATATCTGGAATCTTTGCTGGACCTGACACTGACCATCGATGATTGTGCGCAGATCTACGGGGCACTGGGAGCGGCCCTGTGCCTGGCAGATGAGATATCAAACCGGATGCCGGTCCCTGAAACGTTTGACTCTCCCCGGGCGTTTTTCACAGATACCGTTAAAAAAGACAATTACCGGTATCCCCCGTTATCCCTGACTTTGTCGGATTATCCGGATTTTTCATGTCACAAGACCTATGTCGTGGATAAGGTGGAAGTAGAAATTTATACAGATCCGTTTGAGCTGGATCTGTCGGCCGGTTTTCTGGGCCTGGACGTGGGATCCACCAGCACCAAAAGCATTCTGATCACCAAAGATTTGGTGCCGGTGATCGGATGTTACACCAAAACCGCGTCCCGACCGGTTCAGGCCGTGCAGACGATTTTCAAAGTCCTGGATGACTGGATCACAAGGAACCGGCTGAATGTGACCATCGCCGGATGCGGCACCACCGGATCCGGCCGCCGGATCAGCGGCCGCGTGATCGGTGCGGACCTTGAACCGGATGAGATCACGGCCCATGCCACGGCCGCCGTGAATTTGAACAAGGATGTGGACACCATTATTGAAATCGGTGGTCAGGATGCCAAATTTACCCTGCTCAAACACGGCAGGGTCACGGCATCGGTGATGAACACGGTTTGTGCGGCCGGCACCGGCAGTTTTATTGAAGAACAGGCCGAAAAGCTCATGTGCCCGTTGTCTGAATATTCAGATCAAGCCGAAGGCATCAGTGCACCGGTATCCAGTGACCGGTGCACGGTGTTCATGGAACGGGACATCAACTATTTTTTTGCCGAAGGATTTGAACAAAAAGAAATTCTGGCGTCTGTGCTGCATTCGGTGAGAGACAATTACCTCACCAAAGTGGCCACAGTGGGCAATATCGGCAACTGCATCCTGTTCCAGGGAGCCACGGCCCGAAACCGGGCTCTGGTGGCGGCATTTGAGCAAAAACTGCAAAAACCCATCCATGTATCCCAGTTCTGCCATTTGACCGGTGCCTTGGGGGTCGCTCTGCTGGCCAGTGAACAGGCCATTGAGCACACCGGATTTAGGGGGTTTGATCTGTGGAAAAAAAACATTCCAGTCCGTCAGGAGGTGTGCCAGCTGTGCAGCAATCACTGTAAAATCACGATTGCCGATGTGGACGGCCGGCCCCAGGCGTATGGGTTTTTGTGCGGCAGAGACTATGACACCCAAAAAATGGTTTCACCCGACACCCGCTACAGTATGAAAAAATTAAGAAAACCGCTTTCCCGGCCGAAAACAGGCAATGCCTTTACACCGGATGCGCCTGTCATCGGTATCCCTGCCGCACTTCACCTGTTTGAAGATCTGGTGTTCTGGGAACAGTTTTTTTCGTTGCTGGGCATTAAAACTGTTACCAGTCGCCAATTGAAGCACCCGGTGTCGCTGGGTAAAACCGTGGCCAAAGCGGAATTCTGTGCCCCGGTCATGGCGTTGCACGGTCATGTATCGCACTTGCTGAAAAAAGTGCCCCATGTGTTTCTGCCGTTTTATTTTGAAGATAAATCAACGCAGAAAAAAATCCGGCGCCAGCATTGCTACTACACCCAGTTCATGCCGTCGGTCCTGGCCTGCCTGGATCCCGATGAATCAGACCGGCTGATCATGCCCACCATCAAATATCTGTACACCAGCTTTCACACCAAAATGGCGCTGTACCGGGCGTTGAAGCCGTTGATGCCCCAGGGTCCCATCTCATTTTTCGATATCCATACCGCCTGGGACAAGGCCATGGAATATCGCAAAGATGAACAGGAGCGGCTGGCCGCATTATTCAAAACCCGGACCCGGGATATCAACGGTGTGAAAGTGTTGTTGCTGGGACGTCCCTATACCGTGCTGCCCGATACCATGAACCATCACATTCCCCAGATTTTTGAAAAAATGGGAATCCAGACCTTTTTCCAGGACATGCTGGACACCTCGGAAATGGATCTTTCCCCCATCCGACCGCTGCTGGAGGAAATACACTGGAAATACGCGGCCCGCATTCTGGAATCCGCATATGCCGCCGCTTTGACCGAAGGTCTGTATCCGGTCTATATCACTTCGTTCAGATGTTCTCCGGATGCCTTCGGGGTGGATTACTTCAAGCGGATCATGGAGCAAAGCAACAAACCCTATCTGGTGCTGGAACTGGATGAACATGATTCCAGTGTGGGGTATGAAACAAGGATCGAGGCGGCGGTGCGGGCGTTTACCAACCATTTTCAGGCAACTTCGCGTCCGGCGGCCCGGCCCCTGGATTTTGCGCCGCTGTTTTTTGACCGGCCTGAAGACAAAACCATTATTTTCCCCAACTGGGATGCATTGACCGGACAATTGATCGTGTCCACTTTTAAAAGTGAAGGTCATCGGGCTTTGTTGATGGAAGAGACCCCTGAAACCCTGAAAAAAAGCCTGCTCACCAACACGGGCCAGTGTATCCCTTTGAATGCACTGGCGGCCGGGTTTATTCATACCGTTAAAAAACACCGCCTGAATCCGGCAGATACCGTGCTGTGGCTCAACCGGTCGGATATTGCCTGCAACATCCGCCTGTATCCGTATCATATTCAACAGATTTTCAAACAGGAAGGAAACGGGTTTGAAAAATCCGGGATCTATTTAGGCGAACTGTCTTTGTTTGACATCTCTTTCAAAGCGTCCACCAATGCGTATTTTGCGTACATGTTCGGCGGACTGCTGCGAAGCATCGGATGCAAAATCAGGCCCTATGAAGTCACGCCCGGTGAAACCGACCGGGTGTTGCCCAGGGCCCTGGCCATCATCAGCCGGGCATTTGCCACGGGCGGGTCCAAAGAGCAGGCACTGGCCCAGGCCATTCCCCTGTTCAGGCAGATCAGGACCCGGGATATCGGTACCCGACCCAAAGTGGCGATTTTCGGAGATCTGTATGCCAGAGACAATGAGGTGATGAACCAGGATCTGATCCATTATATCGAGGCCCACGGCGGTGAAGTGATTACCACCCCTTATTACAAATATGTCAAAATCATTGCCGGATCCTATTTCAGAAAATGGTTCAAAGAAGGTAAATATTTAAGTCTGATCTCCAACAAAGCGCTGCTGGTGGCCATGAACACCATGGAAAAAAAATATTACCCCTATTTTGAACCCGTGCTTAAGGAGTCGGATTTAAAAATACCTTCCGCATGTGAAGATGTGCTGGCACAATACGGAATCCAGCCGGAGCACACGGGTGAGTCCATGGACAATATCCTGAAAATCCATCATATCCTCCAGGAACATCCGGATGTGGCCCTTCTGGTGCAGACCACCCCGGCCTTCTGCTGCCCCGGCCTGGTCACCGAAGCCATGGCGGCCCGGCTGGAAGCCACCACCGGGGTGCCCATCGTCAGTATCACCTATGACGTGTCCGGAGGCAACAAAAACAAAGTGATTGTTCCGTTCATCAAATATTTCAAACGCCGTGATCCGGCGTTTCCCTGCAAGGCCACCATTTGA
- a CDS encoding MlaE family ABC transporter permease yields the protein MITRLIETIGSPFSSYIESTGRLIRFFLAGIRQIAVLPFQGNKTLDQIGFIGAKSLFVILLTGLFTGMVLGLQGYYSLVDFGSEAALGAAVALSLIRELGPVLTAIMITARAGSAMTAEIGVMRMSEQIDALVTMQINPVRFIFSPRILAALISFPLLTAFFDVVGIFGGFLSGSLLMGINETVYMDKVIQSVKMIDIWGGFIKSFVFALVVATICCYRGYFAHMNNQGQTGAKGVSLATTSAVVQSCIWILIFDYAITYFLV from the coding sequence ATGATCACCCGATTAATAGAAACCATTGGAAGTCCTTTTTCCAGTTATATTGAATCCACGGGACGTCTGATCCGGTTTTTTCTTGCCGGAATCCGGCAGATCGCGGTCTTGCCGTTTCAAGGGAACAAAACCCTGGATCAGATCGGATTTATCGGGGCAAAATCCCTGTTTGTCATTCTTTTGACCGGCTTGTTCACCGGCATGGTTTTAGGACTCCAGGGCTATTACTCACTGGTGGACTTTGGATCGGAAGCGGCTCTGGGAGCGGCCGTGGCCCTGAGCCTGATCCGCGAGCTGGGCCCGGTTCTGACAGCCATCATGATTACTGCCCGGGCCGGATCGGCCATGACGGCTGAAATCGGTGTCATGCGCATGTCCGAACAGATCGATGCACTGGTCACCATGCAGATCAATCCCGTCCGGTTTATTTTCAGCCCGAGAATCCTGGCCGCTCTGATCAGTTTTCCTTTGCTGACGGCTTTTTTTGATGTGGTGGGTATATTCGGTGGATTTTTATCCGGTTCCCTGTTAATGGGAATCAATGAAACCGTTTACATGGACAAAGTGATCCAGAGTGTCAAAATGATAGATATCTGGGGCGGATTTATCAAATCCTTTGTATTCGCCCTGGTGGTCGCTACCATCTGCTGTTACCGGGGATATTTCGCCCACATGAACAATCAGGGGCAAACCGGTGCCAAAGGAGTTTCTCTGGCCACCACCAGCGCTGTGGTGCAATCGTGCATCTGGATTCTGATCTTTGATTATGCGATCACTTATTTTCTGGTATGA